The DNA region CCGCTTCAAGGCTTCACGCACCGGAGTCCGCCCAACGCCAAGGTCCTTCGCGAGCAGGTCGTCATTAAGCAGATCGCCGGGCTTGATGTCAAGCATCAGCAGACGGTCCCGGATGCGTTCGTAGGCCACGTCTGCCAATGACCTCCTTGCGGCATCATCAGCGATTGCCAAAGCTTCTACAGCCATAGCGTGGACCCCTTTCCGTTCAAGCCAAGAAGGCTATTGACCTCACCCATTGACCAGTATACGCTGAGACCAACCCTAATATATCAGTCGTGATTCTTAGAATATATCTAAAGGAGGAGACATGACCTTAATGGCGACAGACTCATCTACCAGCACGCTGCCTCAGTCAGAGGCCCACATGGAAGACCAGGCCCAGAAGTTCGTGCTCACATTGTCGTGCGTAGAACGCGCGGGCATCGTCCAGGCGGTCACCACCTTCCTCTTTGAGCGTGGCTTCAACATCGACGAACACCAGCAGTTCGACGACGGCCTCCGCCAGACTCTGCATCTGCGCACCGCATTCTCGGGTTCCTCCATCCACACCCCGGACACGCTCCAGGAAGAATTCCGTCCGATCGCTGACCGCTTCGACATGAAATTCAGCTTTCATGACCAGACCAAGCAACGCGTCCTCGTGATGGTATCCAAGTTCGGCCACTGCCTGAACGACCTGATCTTCCGCTGGCGGGGCGGAAGCCTCGGCGGCGACATCGTCCTGGTAGTTTCCAATCACGAAACCCACCGTGCCATGGCCGAGGCCGCCGGCCTCCCCTTCATCTATCTCCCAGTGACCCCCGAGACGAAGTCAGATGCCGAACAGCGCCTCCTGGAAGTGGTGGACGAGCACAACATCGACCTCGTCGTGCTCGCCCGGTACATGCAGGTCCTGTCCGATGACCTCTGCCGCTCCCTTGAAGGCCGGGCAATCAACATCCACCACTCCTTCCTCCCCGGATTCAAGGGTGCACGCCCTTACCACCAGGCCTACGACCGTGGGGTCAAGCTGGTGGGCGCCACGGCCCACTACGTAACTGCGGAGCTGGATGAGGGGCCAATCATCGAACAGGAAGTCATCAGGGTCGACCACAGCTACGGACCGATCGCCCTCTCAACGGTTGGCCAAGACGCGGAAGCACTGGCACTGTCCCGCGCCGTGCGGTGGCACTGCGAACACCGAGTACTGCTGGATCAAACCAGCACCGTCGTGTTCCGGTAAGCAAAACCACCAAACCAGCAGAGACAACACACGAGAATCAGCAGGAGAAACCACATGGCATCGACGCCAAACATTGTCATTATCGGAGCTGGAATCGTCGGCACGAACCTGGCCGATGAACTGGTCACGCGGGGTTGGAACAACATCACCGTCCTGGACCAAGGACCCCTGAATATGCCTGGAGGCTCCACGTCCCACGCGCCGGGCCTCGTCTTCCAGACAAACCCTTCAAAGACCATGGCGAGCTTCGCCAAGTACACGGTTGAGAAGCTCTTGTCCCTGACAGAGGACGGCATTAGCTGTTTCAACCAGGTCGGTGGGTTGGAAGTTGCCACCACCGAGACCCGCCTCGCGGACCTGAAGCGGAAGCTCGGCTATGCCGCCGCGTGGGGTATCGAGGGCAAGATCCTCTCCCGCGCCGAATGCAAGGAGCTTTACCCGCTCCTGAACGAGGAAGACATCCTTGGCGGGCTCCACGTTCCCAGCGACGGCCTGGCCCGCGCTGCCCGCGCAGTCCAGCTGCTGATCAAGCGGACGGAAGCCGCAGGCGTCAAGTACCTCGGCAACACCACGGTGACCGGCATCGAACAGTCCGGCCGCCGGGTCACCGGCGTCCAGACGTCCGAAGGAACCATCGCTGCCGACATCGTGGTTTCCTGCGCCGGTTTCTGGGGCGCCAAGATCGGCGAGATGATCGGGATGTCCGTCCCGCTCCTGCCGTTGGCCCACCAGTACGTGAAGACCACTCCGGTGCCGGCGCAGAAGGGCCGCAACGAACTGCCCAACGGCGCTTCCCTGCCGATTCTGCGGCACCAGGACCAGGACCTCTACTATCGCGAGCACGGTGACCGGTACGGCATCGGCTCCTACGCGCACCGTCCCATGCCTGTGGACGTGGAGGAACTCGCCACGTACGACCCCAGCAGCATCGGTGAACACAACATGCCGTCCCGTCTCGACTTCACCCTGGAAGACTTCCTCCCGGCGTGGGAGGCCACCAAGCAGCTCCTCCCGGCACTGAGGGAAAGCGAGATCGAGGACGGCTTCAACGGCATCTTCTCCTTCACTCCCGACGGCGGCCCCCTGGTGGGCGAGTCCAAGGAGCTCGATGGCTTCTTCGTCGCCGAGGCCGTTTGGGTGACCCACTCGGCCGGCATTGCCCGGGCTGTTGCCGAACTCCTGACCACCGGCAAATCCCAGACCGACCTGGGTGAGTGCGATATCCACCGGTTTGAAGAAGTCCAGCTGACCCCTGAGTATGTAAGCGAAACTTCCCAGCAGAACTTCGTGGAAATCTATGATGTCCTGCACCCCCTGCAGCCCAAGCTCTCTCCCCGCAACCTTCGCGTCACTCCTTTTCACGCCCGCCACAAGGCACTGGGCGGATTCTTCCTGGAGGGTGGGGGATGGGAACGCCCCTACTGGTTCGAAGCTAACGCCGAACTGCTCAAGGAGATGCCTGACGAATGGCAGCCGCCGGCACGTGACGCTTGGTCCGGGATGTTCAGCTCGCCCATCGCCGCCGCCGAAGCCTGGAAGACCCGCACCGCGGTGGCCATGTATGACATGACTCCGCTTAAGCGCCTCGAGGTCTCCGGCCCAGGAGCACTGAAGCTGCTGCAGGAACTCACCACAGCGGAGATGGACAAGAAGCCCGGGGCAGTCACCTACACCCTACTGCTGGACCATGCCGGTGGCATCCGAAGCGACATCACGGTGGCCCGGCTGAGCGAAGACACCTTCCAGCTCGGTGCCAACGGAAACATCGACACCGCCTACTTTGAGCGGGCCGCACGCCACCAGACGGAAAGCGGAACCGCCAGCGACTGGGTCCAGGTGCGCGACACGACTGGCGGCACCTGCTGCATCGGTTTGTGGGGGCCCCTCGCCCGGGACCTGATCAGCACCGTCAGCAGCGACGACTTCTCCAACGACGGTCTCCGCTACTTCCGGTCCAAGAAGGTTGTCATCGGCGGCGTCAGCGTGACCGCGATGCGGTTGTCCTACGTCGGCGAGTTGGGCTGGGAGCTGTACACGAGTGCAGACAACGGCCAGCGCCTTTGGGATGCCCTGTGGAAGGCCGGTCAGCCTCACGGCGTCATCGCCGCGGGCCGGGCAGCCTTCAGTTCGCTGCGCCTTGAAAAGGGTTACCGCTCGTGGGGCACCGACATGACCACCGAGCACGACCCCCTGGAAGCCGGCCTCGGATTCGCCGTGAAGATGACCAAGGAAAACTTCGTCGGAAAGGCCGCCTTGGAGGGCCGCACCGAGGAGAACTCCGCCCGCCGCCTGCGCTGTCTGACGGTCGACGACGGCCGAAGCATCGTGCTGGGCAAGGAACCGGTCTTCTACAAGGACCAGGCAGTCGGCTACGTCACCAGTGCCGCCTACGGTTACACCGTCGCCAGGCCGATCGCCTACGCGTACCTTCCGGCCGCTGTCTCCATTGGCGACTCGGTCGAGATCGAGTACTTCGGACGGCGCATCCAGGCCACAGTCACAGCGGATCCGCTGTACGACCCAACGATGACCAGGCTCCGCGGCTAACCACCCGCCAGACCGTTCAATGGCACGCGGCCCGGACTCTTCACCTCGCAGCCAGAGTCCGGGCCGCTGCTCTTCCATCACGTCACAAACCCTGCCCAGTCGACTCAAGCTTCAGCCCAGGAAGACACATGATCAGCTCAGAAACAATCAACGAATACCTCGCCAGGCTGGCCTCGCGAGAACCCACCCCAGGCGGCGGCGCGGCCGCCGCGCTCCACGCCGCCCAGGGGGCAGCGCTCGTCGCCATGGTTGGCAGGTACACTACCGGCGCGAAGTACGAACAGCATGCCGAAACCGTGCAAAGGATCATTAGGGCGGCCGACGGACTGGTGGTCGACGCGCTGCGCCTTGCGGACGCTGACCAACATGCGTTCCAAGGCGTCATCGACTCGTACAAACTTCCGTCCGGGACCGAAGACCTCAAAACCGCACGGACGGCAGCCATCCAGGATGCGCTCATCCTGGCCGCACAAACCCCCGCACAGCTCATCAAGCTCGCCGGCGCCATCGTGGATCTTGGCACGGAACTTTTCGACGTCGCGAACGCCAATGTGATCAGCGACGTCGCTGCTGCCGCCGACGCGGCCCGCGCAGCCGCAACAACCGCGCGGGTGAACATCGATATTAACATGGTGGCCATCAAAGACGCCGCTGCCCGTTCACGGTTGGCTGGCCAGACCGACGGCCTCGAGGACAAGGTCATCCTGGCAGCAGACGCCCTCGTGGGTCGCGTCCGCGGAAGGATTCTCGGTTGAGCACCGTACTTCTGTCCGGAAAAACACTGGCACGCGTCATTCAGCAGAAAGCCCACGATGAGGCCCGTGACCTCGAAGCCGACGGACTGCGCCCCACGCTCGCAGTGGTTGTCGCCACCGATGACGGTTCCACGCACTGGTATGTCCGGTCTATCGAACGGGCGGCGGAGAGTGCCGGCATCAGTTGCCGGATCGTGGATCTTGGGCAGGACGCCACCGCACAGGTTTTGACCTCAGTCTTGAAGGACCTCAGCGCCGAACCATCGGTAAACGGCATCATCCTCCAGACGCCTTTGCCTCCCGGCGTCGGGACAGATGAGCTTGTTGGGCACATTGCCCCGGAGAAGGACATCGATGGCGCGAACCCGTTGAGCCTGGGCCGGCTGGCTGTGGGCCAGCCCTCGTTCGCACCGGCCACGGCGCGAGCAGTAATCGAGATCCTTGACCATTTTGACATCCCAGTGGCGGGCCGGAACGTCGTCGTCATTGGCCGTTCCGCCGTGGTGGGAAAGCCGTTGTCCCTGCTGCTGCTGGAACGCGACGCCGCGGTTACCGTGTGCCACTCCAGGTCAGGTCCGCTTGAGAAATACACCAGGACGGCCGACGTCGTGGTCGTCGCCGCCGGGCGCACCGGCCTGCTGAACGGCGGCCATGTTTCGTCCGAGGCCGTAGTGATCGACGTCGGCACCAACGTTCTTCCGGACGGGTCCCTCGTGGGGGATGTGGACGAGGCCAGCGTGTGGGGCATTGCCGCGGCGCTGACCCCTGTCCCCGGCGGCGTCGGCTCCGTCACCACATCGTTGCTTCTCCTGCACACAACCGAGGCGGCGAGGAAACAGTCGCATGCCCTGGTCCGGGGAGCCGCCGGGTGATCCACGGTGGGCACACTGCCAAACCCTGGAACCAAGGGGCTACAGGACAGCCCTGATCAGGTTCTCGAAGTCAGTGACGTGCTGGGTGGTCAACCGCGCCGCAGCTTCGGAGTCCCCTTCCGCGATGCACTCGAGCAGCTCAATATGCTGGGCAATATGCTCGGACACCGGCGGGAGCTTTTCCAGGACAAGGCTCCAAATCCGCGTTGCCAGGTTGTCGTATCGGATCAGGACCTCTTCAAGGTGCCGGCTCCCTGTGGCCCGGTAGATCATCCGATGTACCCGCATGTCCAGGCGCATGAGATCCCGTTGCGAGCGCGTGGCTGGCAGAAGCTGCCCTACTTCCCGGGCAAAGTCCCTAAGCTCCTGCCGAAGCTGCGGCGACGCCATCCGTGCAGCCCGCGCTGCTGCCGCAGGCTCCAGGAGCTGCCGGATTTCGGAGATTTCAGCCAGGTCCTTAATGTCCACGCCGGCGGCGAACGTTCCGCGCCGGGGATAGGCCACCACCAAATGGTCGCCCTCGAGCCGTTTCATGGCTTCCCGGATCGGCGTCCTGCCAACACCCAGGCGCCTGGAGATCGCCTCATCGTTAAGGGGCTCTCCCGGTTTGATGTCCAGAACGATCAGCTCATCGCACAAGACCCTGTAGGCAAAGTCGGCAAAGGATTCGTCGTCCTGCCTCACCGGCACATACGAACCTCCCGCATCAACCAGTAATTCGCCACCGATTGCCATTTTCAAGTCTCCTCCCGAGATGCGGCGGGGCCTTGACGTGCAGGCTCCACGTACATAGTATTCCTAGAACTGATATATCAATATGTCGGCATAAGAATGTCAATCCTCCCGAGCCTCCCGATATGGACGCTGCCCCGTGTGTGCGGGCGACGCACGGGTACGCCAAAGAACGGAGAGCAATGAGCAAAGATGCTGTTGCAAGGGTGCGGGTGGAAGTTGTTCCGTCTGCCGATCTGCTCACGCAACTCCCCATGGCGTTAGATGTCCCGGGCGCCGTCAGTGTGACGTGCCTGCCGCACCACGGTCCTGCACGGACTGTAGAAGCAGCCGTACATCTGGCCCGTCTGGGCTACCACACGGTTCCCCATCTCGCCGCCCGCAGCATCGCCAGCCAGGCAGAACTGCATTCCCTCCTGCGGCAGTTGCAGGGCGCCGGGGTCTCCGAGTTGTTTCTCGTTGCCGGTGACCGCCGCATGTCCGCAGGTCCCTACTCCTGGAGTGGATCACTCCTGGAAGCCATCAAGGCGTATTCGCCTGGCTTCTCCATAGGCATCGCCGGCTACCCCGAGGGCCACCCCCAGCTTAGCCAGGAACAACTCGTGAGCA from Arthrobacter pascens includes:
- the purU gene encoding formyltetrahydrofolate deformylase, encoding MTLMATDSSTSTLPQSEAHMEDQAQKFVLTLSCVERAGIVQAVTTFLFERGFNIDEHQQFDDGLRQTLHLRTAFSGSSIHTPDTLQEEFRPIADRFDMKFSFHDQTKQRVLVMVSKFGHCLNDLIFRWRGGSLGGDIVLVVSNHETHRAMAEAAGLPFIYLPVTPETKSDAEQRLLEVVDEHNIDLVVLARYMQVLSDDLCRSLEGRAINIHHSFLPGFKGARPYHQAYDRGVKLVGATAHYVTAELDEGPIIEQEVIRVDHSYGPIALSTVGQDAEALALSRAVRWHCEHRVLLDQTSTVVFR
- a CDS encoding GcvT family protein: MASTPNIVIIGAGIVGTNLADELVTRGWNNITVLDQGPLNMPGGSTSHAPGLVFQTNPSKTMASFAKYTVEKLLSLTEDGISCFNQVGGLEVATTETRLADLKRKLGYAAAWGIEGKILSRAECKELYPLLNEEDILGGLHVPSDGLARAARAVQLLIKRTEAAGVKYLGNTTVTGIEQSGRRVTGVQTSEGTIAADIVVSCAGFWGAKIGEMIGMSVPLLPLAHQYVKTTPVPAQKGRNELPNGASLPILRHQDQDLYYREHGDRYGIGSYAHRPMPVDVEELATYDPSSIGEHNMPSRLDFTLEDFLPAWEATKQLLPALRESEIEDGFNGIFSFTPDGGPLVGESKELDGFFVAEAVWVTHSAGIARAVAELLTTGKSQTDLGECDIHRFEEVQLTPEYVSETSQQNFVEIYDVLHPLQPKLSPRNLRVTPFHARHKALGGFFLEGGGWERPYWFEANAELLKEMPDEWQPPARDAWSGMFSSPIAAAEAWKTRTAVAMYDMTPLKRLEVSGPGALKLLQELTTAEMDKKPGAVTYTLLLDHAGGIRSDITVARLSEDTFQLGANGNIDTAYFERAARHQTESGTASDWVQVRDTTGGTCCIGLWGPLARDLISTVSSDDFSNDGLRYFRSKKVVIGGVSVTAMRLSYVGELGWELYTSADNGQRLWDALWKAGQPHGVIAAGRAAFSSLRLEKGYRSWGTDMTTEHDPLEAGLGFAVKMTKENFVGKAALEGRTEENSARRLRCLTVDDGRSIVLGKEPVFYKDQAVGYVTSAAYGYTVARPIAYAYLPAAVSIGDSVEIEYFGRRIQATVTADPLYDPTMTRLRG
- a CDS encoding cyclodeaminase/cyclohydrolase family protein; this translates as MISSETINEYLARLASREPTPGGGAAAALHAAQGAALVAMVGRYTTGAKYEQHAETVQRIIRAADGLVVDALRLADADQHAFQGVIDSYKLPSGTEDLKTARTAAIQDALILAAQTPAQLIKLAGAIVDLGTELFDVANANVISDVAAAADAARAAATTARVNIDINMVAIKDAAARSRLAGQTDGLEDKVILAADALVGRVRGRILG
- a CDS encoding bifunctional 5,10-methylenetetrahydrofolate dehydrogenase/5,10-methenyltetrahydrofolate cyclohydrolase, yielding MSTVLLSGKTLARVIQQKAHDEARDLEADGLRPTLAVVVATDDGSTHWYVRSIERAAESAGISCRIVDLGQDATAQVLTSVLKDLSAEPSVNGIILQTPLPPGVGTDELVGHIAPEKDIDGANPLSLGRLAVGQPSFAPATARAVIEILDHFDIPVAGRNVVVIGRSAVVGKPLSLLLLERDAAVTVCHSRSGPLEKYTRTADVVVVAAGRTGLLNGGHVSSEAVVIDVGTNVLPDGSLVGDVDEASVWGIAAALTPVPGGVGSVTTSLLLLHTTEAARKQSHALVRGAAG
- a CDS encoding GntR family transcriptional regulator translates to MAIGGELLVDAGGSYVPVRQDDESFADFAYRVLCDELIVLDIKPGEPLNDEAISRRLGVGRTPIREAMKRLEGDHLVVAYPRRGTFAAGVDIKDLAEISEIRQLLEPAAAARAARMASPQLRQELRDFAREVGQLLPATRSQRDLMRLDMRVHRMIYRATGSRHLEEVLIRYDNLATRIWSLVLEKLPPVSEHIAQHIELLECIAEGDSEAAARLTTQHVTDFENLIRAVL